From the Thermodesulfovibrio thiophilus DSM 17215 genome, one window contains:
- a CDS encoding RelA/SpoT family protein, with protein MLTINDVINTVLQYRPNANVELIRKAYIFSRESHCAQKRKEGIPYIYHPLAVAKILADMKLDSTTITAGLLHDTVEDAEMIIEDIAEMFSPDVAFLVDAVTKLSKLQFSTVEEAQAESFRKMFLAMSKDIRVILIKFADRLHNMRTIEFLPPEKQKRIAKETLEIYAPLANRLGIGWMRLEFEDLAFKVLYPEKYEELARKVAKRKEDQQAYIDNVIKILSEKIETMNIPFKIYGRVKHYYGIYQKLIKQKIPFEQVYDVIGIRIITDTIPHCYDILGIIHSLWTLIPGRFKDFISLPKSNYYQSLHTTVIGPGGERVEFQIRTEEMDIIAEEGIAAHWRYKERKDLTERETKIVAWLRDLIKEISDPKELLDAVKAEVVPDTIYVFTPKGDVKELPVGSTPVDFAYAIHSEVGSKCAGAKVNGRIVPLNYQLQSGDVIEIITSPHQKPRKDWLQFVVTQRARNRIKHFLRQEERQQGIDIGKQLLETELRKHGIQPSILKTEKIKEVLDSFSIQSTEDLYLLIGHGKISVHQVINRLSIEMPQEEVVISKKVSPQKEHKEFISLRGVDEVLYHIARCCMPVPGDEIIGFITRGKGISVHRKDCINIKHLEHDRLIEVFWTTDDNTKVQTKITVECIDAPGILATLTALLSANQVNITAVKANSTADKRALIDFTIEVKNRAHLSDIINKISQINEVISVQR; from the coding sequence ATGCTTACTATAAATGATGTAATTAATACGGTTTTACAGTACAGGCCCAATGCTAATGTAGAGCTTATTAGAAAGGCTTATATTTTTTCAAGGGAATCTCACTGTGCTCAGAAAAGAAAAGAAGGAATCCCTTATATTTATCATCCACTCGCAGTAGCTAAAATACTTGCTGATATGAAACTGGACTCAACAACCATAACAGCAGGACTACTTCATGATACTGTAGAAGATGCTGAAATGATAATTGAAGATATTGCTGAAATGTTCAGTCCTGATGTTGCTTTTCTTGTTGATGCTGTTACTAAACTGAGTAAGCTTCAATTCTCAACAGTTGAAGAAGCTCAGGCAGAAAGTTTCAGAAAAATGTTTCTTGCAATGTCAAAAGATATCAGGGTTATATTAATTAAATTTGCTGATAGATTACATAATATGAGAACTATTGAATTTCTTCCACCGGAAAAACAGAAGAGAATTGCCAAGGAAACTCTGGAAATATATGCTCCTCTTGCAAACAGACTTGGAATTGGCTGGATGCGTCTGGAATTTGAAGATCTTGCATTCAAAGTTCTTTACCCTGAGAAATATGAAGAGCTTGCAAGAAAAGTTGCAAAAAGAAAAGAAGATCAGCAAGCGTACATTGATAATGTTATAAAAATTCTTTCTGAAAAAATTGAAACAATGAATATTCCATTTAAAATATATGGAAGAGTAAAGCATTATTATGGTATATATCAAAAGCTCATTAAACAAAAAATTCCATTCGAACAGGTTTATGATGTTATAGGAATAAGAATCATTACAGACACAATTCCTCATTGTTATGATATTCTTGGAATTATTCATTCACTATGGACATTGATCCCTGGTAGATTTAAAGATTTTATAAGTCTTCCAAAGTCAAACTACTATCAATCTCTTCATACAACAGTTATAGGTCCTGGTGGTGAAAGGGTAGAGTTTCAGATAAGAACAGAGGAGATGGATATAATTGCGGAGGAAGGTATAGCAGCGCACTGGAGATATAAGGAACGAAAGGACTTAACTGAAAGAGAAACAAAGATTGTTGCATGGCTCAGGGATTTAATTAAGGAAATATCAGACCCTAAAGAACTACTTGATGCTGTAAAAGCTGAAGTCGTGCCCGATACAATCTATGTATTCACTCCAAAAGGTGATGTCAAGGAACTTCCTGTTGGATCTACACCTGTAGATTTTGCATATGCAATCCATTCTGAAGTTGGGTCAAAATGTGCGGGTGCAAAGGTTAATGGAAGAATAGTTCCGCTTAATTATCAACTTCAAAGTGGTGATGTGATTGAAATTATAACAAGTCCTCATCAAAAACCAAGAAAGGACTGGCTGCAGTTTGTTGTTACTCAGAGAGCAAGAAACAGAATAAAACATTTTTTGAGGCAGGAAGAGCGACAGCAGGGTATTGATATAGGGAAACAACTTCTTGAAACTGAGCTTCGCAAACATGGTATCCAACCATCCATTCTTAAAACTGAAAAAATCAAAGAAGTTCTTGACTCTTTCAGCATTCAGTCAACTGAAGATTTATATCTTCTGATAGGTCATGGGAAAATATCTGTTCATCAGGTAATAAATAGACTTTCTATTGAAATGCCGCAAGAGGAAGTTGTTATTTCTAAAAAAGTTTCTCCTCAAAAAGAACATAAAGAGTTTATTTCTCTTAGAGGAGTGGATGAAGTTCTGTACCATATTGCAAGATGTTGTATGCCTGTGCCAGGGGATGAAATAATAGGTTTTATTACAAGAGGTAAGGGTATTTCAGTACATAGAAAAGACTGTATAAACATAAAGCATCTTGAACATGACAGACTCATAGAAGTTTTCTGGACAACTGATGATAATACAAAAGTTCAAACAAAGATAACTGTAGAATGTATTGATGCACCAGGTATCCTTGCTACCCTTACAGCTCTTCTGTCAGCAAATCAGGTTAATATTACTGCTGTTAAAGCAAACTCTACAGCAGACAAGAGAGCCTTAATTGATTTCACAATTGAGGTAAAAAATAGAGCTCATCTTTCAGATATAATCAATAAAATATCACAGATCAACGAGGTTATATCAGTGCAGAGATAA
- a CDS encoding transglutaminaseTgpA domain-containing protein: MHLQFISRNKVDNVIFILSIFIAIIPFSAIIKYISFYANFIFILIIIVSIFLHIKKVFIPLWILNTVSLLLIILPFLSSSVEDIILPSIEALTLILSIRFLGRKTSREYFQIYLLSVLLLGGSSLFNMSWIFFIRIFLMLIFTVFAILLLTYIRETKEEFINSKRFLNILKVAFTISIVSIPLSALFFIILPRTPVPLMNIGLSKTKSGFSSNVNLGSVSMIEEDRSILMRVSIKKFPEEVLYWRVITFDKFDGKNWQKTLSRLVKSNVYGEKINYTVTLEPTTEHYLPALDFPSNIYMRNVSYEYPGIYKTNFSIEKTLKYNAISFINYKIQELYIQDEYLQIPPGLSHNIVNLTQKITTGASTEKAVVEKILKFLSGYKYSLKNLPKGDNPVEDFLFKKKSGNCEYFATTMALMLRIKGIPSRVVGGFKGGTYNSFGNYYIVRASDAHLWVEAWINGQWIRFDPSGKIPRPVEPVIFHLIDYLWNSIVVDYDVRAQMKLAKSIKTPHINFNRKVFILPLALIIIFIIIKSYKYILKRKNPLNKFFDIMKKHGFEKQSNQGLEEFISTIKDTAIKEKAKIFIKEYEEIYFQDKKFKKEDLKKLKELLKDIK; encoded by the coding sequence ATGCACTTGCAGTTTATCAGCAGGAATAAAGTTGATAATGTTATTTTTATTTTAAGTATCTTTATTGCAATCATACCTTTTTCTGCAATCATCAAATATATTTCTTTTTATGCGAATTTTATATTTATCTTAATAATTATAGTATCTATATTTTTACATATAAAGAAAGTTTTTATACCATTATGGATACTCAATACTGTATCTCTTCTGTTAATTATCCTGCCTTTTTTGAGTTCTTCTGTCGAAGACATTATTTTGCCATCAATAGAAGCTTTAACATTAATTCTTTCCATAAGATTTCTGGGGAGAAAAACTTCAAGAGAGTATTTTCAAATATATCTGTTGTCAGTTCTTCTTTTAGGTGGTTCTTCACTTTTTAATATGTCATGGATTTTTTTTATAAGAATTTTTTTAATGCTTATTTTTACAGTTTTTGCAATTTTGCTTCTCACATATATTAGAGAAACAAAAGAAGAGTTTATAAATTCTAAAAGGTTTTTAAACATTTTAAAAGTTGCATTTACAATCTCCATTGTTTCAATTCCTCTGAGTGCTCTATTTTTTATTATCCTACCAAGAACTCCTGTCCCTTTAATGAATATAGGTTTGAGTAAAACCAAATCAGGATTTTCATCAAATGTAAATCTTGGTTCTGTATCAATGATAGAAGAGGATAGATCAATACTAATGCGCGTAAGCATCAAAAAATTCCCTGAAGAGGTGCTTTACTGGAGAGTTATCACATTTGATAAATTTGATGGTAAAAACTGGCAAAAAACTCTCTCAAGACTGGTTAAATCAAATGTTTATGGAGAAAAAATAAATTATACTGTAACCCTCGAACCAACAACAGAACATTATCTGCCAGCTCTTGATTTTCCATCAAATATTTACATGAGAAATGTTTCCTATGAATATCCTGGAATTTATAAAACTAATTTTTCAATTGAAAAAACTCTCAAATATAATGCTATATCTTTCATAAATTACAAGATACAAGAACTTTACATTCAAGATGAGTATCTTCAGATTCCTCCAGGACTTTCTCATAATATAGTAAATCTTACTCAAAAAATTACAACAGGTGCTTCCACAGAAAAAGCAGTTGTAGAAAAAATCTTAAAATTTTTAAGTGGATATAAATATTCATTGAAAAATCTGCCCAAAGGGGATAACCCTGTTGAAGACTTTTTATTCAAGAAAAAGAGTGGAAACTGTGAATATTTTGCAACAACAATGGCTTTGATGTTAAGAATAAAGGGAATCCCATCAAGAGTTGTTGGAGGATTTAAGGGAGGAACATATAATTCTTTTGGTAACTATTACATTGTAAGAGCATCTGATGCACATCTCTGGGTGGAAGCATGGATTAATGGACAATGGATAAGATTTGATCCTTCAGGGAAGATACCTCGACCTGTTGAACCTGTAATTTTTCATCTTATTGATTACCTCTGGAATAGCATTGTAGTTGATTATGACGTCAGGGCTCAGATGAAGCTGGCAAAATCAATCAAAACTCCGCATATTAATTTTAACAGAAAAGTTTTTATATTACCTCTGGCTTTAATTATCATATTTATCATCATAAAAAGTTACAAATATATCCTTAAAAGAAAAAATCCATTAAACAAATTTTTTGATATAATGAAAAAACACGGCTTTGAAAAACAGAGTAATCAGGGACTTGAAGAGTTTATTTCTACTATAAAAGACACAGCCATAAAAGAAAAAGCAAAAATATTTATCAAGGAATATGAAGAAATTTATTTTCAGGATAAAAAATTTAAAAAAGAAGATTTAAAAAAACTCAAGGAACTGCTCAAGGATATAAAATGA
- a CDS encoding DUF58 domain-containing protein — translation MALSGMLSFFNLRNIEFSILSPEDIFALKAATIKIKAKNKYFFEAFLLRVKLLNSETIIPYLKGEGIFNIVLAFPKRGKYAIKELTVSSYFPFYFFKKQRNIQLKYEVTVLPFPLKCDILSLIADGKTKTESNISQGKAYEGELTGVRSYNQGDSLKYIHWKATAKTSEIKTKEFAPPAGNPVIINLNDFTGSTEEKISRATYALIVLSKAENPVGLKLGDEVYKPETGQSHLRRMLYALAVYQQE, via the coding sequence ATGGCGTTAAGTGGAATGCTTTCATTTTTTAATCTAAGAAACATTGAGTTTTCAATTCTATCACCAGAAGATATCTTTGCTCTTAAGGCTGCAACTATAAAAATAAAAGCAAAAAATAAATATTTTTTTGAAGCTTTTCTTCTGAGAGTCAAACTGTTAAACAGTGAAACGATAATTCCATATTTAAAAGGTGAGGGAATATTTAATATTGTCCTAGCATTCCCCAAGCGAGGTAAATATGCTATCAAAGAACTGACTGTTTCATCTTATTTTCCCTTTTATTTTTTTAAAAAACAGAGAAATATTCAACTAAAATATGAAGTTACAGTCTTACCCTTTCCTTTAAAATGTGATATTTTATCTTTAATTGCAGACGGTAAAACAAAAACAGAGTCAAATATTTCACAAGGAAAAGCCTATGAAGGTGAGCTTACCGGAGTAAGAAGTTATAATCAGGGAGACTCGTTAAAGTATATTCACTGGAAAGCAACAGCCAAAACTTCTGAAATTAAAACCAAAGAATTCGCACCTCCAGCTGGAAATCCTGTCATCATTAATCTAAATGATTTCACCGGTTCTACTGAAGAAAAGATTAGTAGAGCAACATATGCATTAATTGTTCTTTCAAAAGCTGAAAATCCTGTTGGATTAAAACTAGGTGACGAAGTCTATAAACCTGAGACAGGACAGTCTCATCTGAGGAGAATGCTCTATGCACTTGCAGTTTATCAGCAGGAATAA
- a CDS encoding L-threonylcarbamoyladenylate synthase produces MRIVKVENASIIKVLDTLQNGGIIVYPTETLYGIGVKYDLKEVLKKVYEIKKRPHEKAFPLIADLKHLELVAEFIPYVAQKLIEKYWPGPLTLLLPAKNNLPEEITRDGKVAVRMPGQSFALNLIQASTFPITATSANISGYKSADNIDDVLKYFKNEEIELIIDGGKLSGIPSTIVDVTVEPPKIIRKGAIQSDLSLH; encoded by the coding sequence ATGAGAATTGTAAAAGTTGAAAACGCATCTATTATAAAAGTGTTAGATACGCTGCAAAATGGTGGAATAATAGTTTATCCAACAGAAACTCTTTATGGTATAGGTGTCAAATATGACCTTAAAGAAGTTCTCAAAAAAGTTTATGAAATAAAAAAACGTCCTCATGAAAAAGCATTTCCTCTTATTGCTGATTTAAAGCATCTTGAATTAGTTGCTGAGTTTATACCCTATGTTGCTCAAAAACTTATTGAAAAATACTGGCCAGGTCCATTAACCCTCCTCTTACCTGCTAAAAACAATTTACCTGAGGAGATAACAAGAGATGGCAAAGTAGCAGTTAGAATGCCAGGGCAGTCTTTTGCATTAAATCTCATTCAAGCATCTACATTTCCAATTACAGCTACTTCAGCAAATATTTCTGGATATAAAAGTGCTGATAATATAGATGATGTCTTAAAATATTTTAAAAATGAGGAAATTGAACTTATAATTGATGGAGGAAAGCTTTCAGGAATTCCTTCAACAATAGTTGATGTAACAGTTGAACCTCCAAAAATAATCAGAAAAGGTGCCATACAGTCAGATTTATCTCTGCACTGA